The Pseudanabaena galeata CCNP1313 genome includes a region encoding these proteins:
- a CDS encoding DedA family protein: MHFEFFSLEIIQEWTQQYGYWLVFFGIMLENAGIPLPGETITLVGGFLAGNGELRYPLVLLCTVAGAILGDSAGYWLGRWGGLPALEKIGKVFRMPSDEIAIAREKFRGSADRAVFFGRFIAILRIFAGPMAGLSGMSYSRFLFFNATGALVWGAVTTGVAYYAGTLIPLETLVSGVVRISSIILSGVVLWFATPPAFRWLKERFITWRNAKKIHASNPSQPKLQSEQEPSVIFPIVEDKVMVKIEKDY, translated from the coding sequence ATGCATTTTGAGTTTTTTTCGTTAGAAATTATTCAAGAATGGACGCAGCAGTATGGATACTGGCTAGTCTTCTTTGGCATCATGCTTGAGAACGCAGGTATCCCCTTGCCAGGCGAAACGATCACCCTAGTTGGTGGATTTTTAGCTGGCAATGGCGAGTTGCGTTATCCATTAGTTCTGCTCTGTACAGTTGCAGGAGCGATTTTAGGGGACAGTGCGGGATACTGGTTAGGTCGTTGGGGTGGCTTACCAGCATTAGAGAAAATTGGCAAAGTATTTCGGATGCCCAGTGATGAAATTGCGATCGCCCGCGAAAAATTTCGAGGTAGTGCTGATCGCGCCGTCTTTTTTGGGCGATTCATTGCCATTTTGCGAATTTTTGCAGGACCAATGGCGGGCTTATCAGGAATGTCCTATTCCCGATTTCTCTTTTTTAATGCCACAGGTGCATTAGTTTGGGGAGCAGTGACCACAGGCGTTGCCTACTATGCTGGTACTTTGATTCCTTTAGAGACCTTAGTCTCTGGAGTTGTGAGGATTAGTTCTATCATTCTAAGTGGTGTAGTGTTATGGTTTGCCACCCCACCAGCCTTCCGTTGGCTCAAAGAAAGATTTATCACTTGGCGTAATGCTAAAAAAATTCATGCTTCTAACCCTAGTCAGCCGAAGTTACAGTCTGAACAGGAACCATCTGTAATATTTCCAATCGTAGAAGATAAAGTGATGGTAAAGATCGAAAAGGATTATTAA
- a CDS encoding NIL domain-containing protein, with the protein MKKRVNLTFPKRAISIPITYRLAKDFNIAANIIRAQVAPNKMGKMVLELSGDIDQLEEAMDWMRSQDIEVSLHGREIVIDDTTCVDCGLCTGVCPTEALTLDPKTFQLNFLRSRCVVCEQCITACPVNAISINL; encoded by the coding sequence ATGAAAAAAAGAGTTAATCTTACCTTTCCCAAGCGAGCAATCAGCATTCCGATCACCTATCGGCTTGCCAAAGATTTTAATATTGCTGCCAATATCATCCGCGCCCAAGTTGCCCCCAACAAAATGGGCAAGATGGTACTGGAGCTATCGGGCGATATTGACCAGCTTGAAGAAGCGATGGACTGGATGCGATCGCAAGATATCGAGGTTTCATTACATGGTCGCGAAATTGTAATTGACGATACGACCTGTGTTGATTGTGGCTTGTGTACAGGTGTTTGCCCCACTGAAGCCCTGACCCTTGATCCAAAAACCTTTCAACTCAACTTTCTGCGATCGCGCTGTGTGGTCTGTGAGCAATGCATTACTGCTTGTCCAGTCAACGCTATCTCTATTAACCTATAG
- the tftA gene encoding hormogonium tapered terminus morphoprotein TftA, with translation MGKIFISAGHGSFEGSFRDLSEMTGGTTETAELVATRDLVIAELRSRGITIAIPSDDLNLAEAIAWINTRSDQQDVALSLQLNIANAPELRGTTAYYITNNALRKRQAEILTNALTKRVPEITNRGAKADTIASIGSLSFCRQISVPSILLELVFSNSSQDRLLMQTRRRDYAIGIADGLQAWINETATTIPVYTPANRPTNLQPITYPEININLNGQSYAEKGILVSGNVFVPADLVDRLGFELNQIPLNCRLRYQSIVYVQAIALRELNTSVSWDSTTRTLHLKTIFKVFTGQIAQIMGVGNASEVQLLMFLKNNNESALTNYGDLPHLYREEAEIEGVNHDIAFCQMCIETSFLRFGKGIEPEQNNFASLGAVASSAAKASGASFEDQRTGVRAHIQHLKAYASNAPLFQPVVAPRFHLVARGIAPVLSQLTGRWAIDPLYDRKILALIRRLYESAGIF, from the coding sequence ATGGGCAAAATATTTATTTCCGCAGGTCACGGTAGTTTTGAAGGCTCATTTCGCGATCTAAGCGAGATGACAGGTGGAACGACGGAAACTGCTGAATTAGTCGCTACAAGAGACTTGGTAATTGCCGAGCTGAGATCGCGTGGGATTACGATCGCCATACCTAGCGACGATCTGAATTTAGCTGAGGCGATCGCATGGATTAATACAAGGTCAGATCAGCAAGATGTGGCTTTATCGTTGCAACTAAATATTGCCAATGCTCCTGAATTACGTGGCACAACCGCCTATTACATTACCAATAATGCACTGCGTAAAAGACAAGCAGAAATACTCACCAATGCCTTAACTAAGCGTGTACCTGAAATCACCAATCGTGGCGCAAAGGCCGATACGATCGCTAGTATTGGCAGTTTAAGTTTTTGCCGCCAAATTTCAGTGCCTTCTATTTTGCTGGAATTAGTTTTTTCTAATAGTTCGCAAGATCGGCTGCTGATGCAAACAAGAAGGCGTGACTATGCGATCGGTATTGCCGATGGTTTGCAAGCATGGATTAATGAAACTGCCACCACAATTCCTGTATATACACCAGCCAATCGCCCAACTAATCTACAACCGATAACTTATCCAGAGATTAATATCAATCTCAATGGGCAGAGTTATGCCGAAAAAGGGATTCTTGTATCGGGAAATGTATTTGTACCTGCGGATTTAGTCGATCGCCTTGGCTTTGAGCTTAATCAGATTCCGCTCAATTGTCGGTTGCGTTATCAAAGTATTGTCTATGTACAGGCGATCGCCTTACGTGAGTTAAATACTTCTGTTTCTTGGGATAGCACAACCCGCACACTTCATTTGAAAACAATTTTCAAAGTTTTTACGGGGCAAATCGCTCAGATCATGGGTGTGGGTAATGCTTCGGAAGTGCAGTTACTGATGTTTTTGAAAAACAATAATGAATCTGCTCTGACGAACTATGGCGATCTTCCCCATTTATATCGTGAAGAAGCGGAGATTGAAGGGGTAAACCACGATATTGCTTTTTGTCAAATGTGTATTGAAACTAGCTTCTTGAGATTTGGGAAAGGTATAGAGCCTGAGCAAAATAATTTTGCTAGTTTAGGAGCCGTAGCTAGTTCGGCAGCAAAAGCATCGGGTGCAAGTTTTGAGGATCAGCGAACAGGTGTAAGAGCGCATATTCAACATCTCAAGGCTTATGCCAGCAATGCTCCGCTATTTCAACCTGTAGTTGCGCCCAGATTCCATTTAGTTGCGCGAGGTATTGCCCCAGTTTTAAGTCAACTAACAGGACGATGGGCGATCGATCCTCTCTACGATCGCAAAATCCTCGCTCTCATCCGCCGCCTTTACGAATCCGCAGGTATTTTCTAG
- a CDS encoding type II toxin-antitoxin system HicA family toxin: MSKKEKLLNKAKQNPKGLRFSEFESLLEICGWICDHQTGSHRIWYSPEKVRLSIQPTKNNEAKEYQVKQFLALQEK; this comes from the coding sequence GTGAGCAAAAAAGAAAAACTACTTAACAAAGCCAAACAAAATCCTAAAGGATTGCGTTTTAGTGAATTTGAATCTTTACTGGAGATTTGTGGTTGGATTTGCGATCATCAAACGGGAAGTCATCGTATTTGGTACTCTCCTGAGAAAGTCCGTTTATCAATTCAGCCCACAAAAAACAACGAAGCCAAAGAATACCAAGTTAAACAATTTCTAGCTTTGCAGGAGAAATGA
- a CDS encoding Uma2 family endonuclease, with protein sequence MNVQLALRQLEIPEGQRLRLHDLSWQEFEAILGEMGEHRASRIAYFDGILEVRRPLPEHEVDKELIGDIVKLILDTFGMEFECFGSTTFKRQERKSGIEPDTCFYIANHHRMVGKRRLNLAIDPPPDLSIEIDVTSFTQLKAYEALQVRELWCYSDRQLSIYILQGDRYIQTEISPTFPNLKITEAIPNFVAISINQGRSAAMRACRQWLSEE encoded by the coding sequence ATGAATGTTCAATTAGCTTTACGTCAGTTAGAGATTCCCGAAGGGCAAAGATTGCGCTTGCATGATCTTAGTTGGCAAGAATTTGAAGCAATTTTGGGAGAGATGGGTGAACACCGTGCTTCTCGGATCGCTTATTTTGATGGGATATTAGAGGTGCGAAGGCCTTTACCAGAACATGAAGTTGACAAGGAACTGATTGGGGATATCGTCAAACTAATTTTAGATACTTTTGGGATGGAGTTTGAATGCTTTGGCTCAACGACATTTAAACGTCAGGAGAGGAAAAGCGGTATTGAACCAGATACTTGTTTTTATATTGCTAATCATCACAGGATGGTTGGGAAACGGAGGCTCAATCTCGCTATCGATCCACCACCTGATTTATCTATAGAAATAGATGTCACTTCATTTACTCAACTAAAAGCTTATGAAGCTTTACAGGTTCGTGAGTTATGGTGCTACAGCGATCGCCAATTATCAATTTACATTTTGCAAGGCGATCGCTATATTCAGACAGAAATTAGCCCTACCTTCCCAAATCTAAAAATTACCGAAGCAATCCCCAACTTTGTAGCGATCTCCATCAATCAAGGTAGAAGCGCCGCTATGAGAGCTTGTCGTCAATGGCTTTCTGAAGAATGA
- a CDS encoding succinate dehydrogenase/fumarate reductase iron-sulfur subunit — protein sequence MNITVKLRRQTSRTSEPTYQTFQIEADPDRTTVLDALIKIQSEQDGSVSFRRNCRNAICGSCSMRINGRSGLACQKHISEVMGEHDSELVIEPMQNLPVIKDLIVDMTKFWDNLHKVDPYVSTASRQISKTEFLQTPSQRAKLQAAANCILCGSCYSECNVAAVSDRFVGPHALAKAYRVMADNRDDQTEERVAKYNESGFVWDCTRCYNCNEVCPVEVQPLDRISQIKHEILANTDLPESTAQRHRHTMVELVKEDGWIDESKFGVRVVGDNFRDLKGLLSIFPLGIRMILSGKMPYPWQFQKSEGAVEAKALIEAIASAKSDHSSESH from the coding sequence ATGAATATTACCGTCAAGCTTCGCCGCCAAACATCGCGCACTAGCGAACCCACCTATCAGACTTTTCAAATCGAAGCCGATCCTGATCGCACAACAGTATTAGATGCATTAATCAAGATTCAGAGCGAACAGGATGGCTCCGTTAGTTTTCGGCGTAATTGTCGTAATGCTATTTGTGGATCTTGCTCAATGCGAATTAATGGGCGATCGGGCTTAGCTTGTCAGAAGCATATCAGTGAAGTGATGGGAGAGCATGATTCAGAACTGGTAATTGAGCCAATGCAAAATCTGCCTGTAATTAAAGACTTAATCGTAGACATGACTAAATTTTGGGATAACCTTCACAAAGTCGATCCCTATGTCTCCACTGCATCACGACAAATCAGTAAAACAGAATTTCTGCAAACTCCCTCGCAACGTGCCAAACTCCAAGCTGCTGCTAATTGTATTCTCTGTGGTTCTTGCTATTCTGAATGTAATGTTGCGGCTGTAAGCGATCGCTTTGTGGGACCTCATGCTTTAGCAAAGGCATATCGAGTCATGGCAGACAACCGCGATGATCAGACAGAGGAGAGAGTCGCAAAATATAATGAATCAGGTTTTGTCTGGGACTGCACGCGCTGCTATAACTGCAATGAAGTCTGTCCAGTGGAAGTGCAACCCTTAGATCGAATTTCCCAAATCAAACATGAGATCCTCGCTAATACCGATCTACCAGAATCCACTGCTCAGCGTCATCGTCATACAATGGTCGAGCTAGTCAAAGAAGACGGTTGGATCGATGAAAGTAAATTTGGGGTGCGGGTTGTTGGCGATAACTTCCGAGATTTAAAAGGATTACTCAGCATTTTCCCCCTCGGCATTCGTATGATTTTAAGCGGTAAAATGCCCTATCCTTGGCAATTTCAAAAATCAGAAGGAGCAGTCGAAGCTAAAGCATTGATTGAGGCGATCGCTTCTGCGAAAAGCGATCATTCTTCAGAAAGCCATTGA
- a CDS encoding NAD-dependent epimerase/dehydratase family protein yields the protein MKILVMGGTRFIGVSLVKLLVSQGHEVTLFNRGKKPSPVAGLRTIIGDRTDSQQLQDKLGGESFDAIFDNNGRELSDTQPLVEIFRDRLQHFVYMSSAGVYLDSDILPYHEADATDPKSRHKGKLDTEAYLQKVRAESGFPYTSIRPTYIYGPQNYNDVEAWFFDRIVRDRPMPIPANGKFITQLGHVEDLASAMAAVLDNQKAIGEIYNISDTRYVTFIGLAKQCAIAAGKDPSQLNFVYYNPKDFDFGKKKAFPFRLQHFFATVTKAQQDLNWNPKYDLLSGLKTSFEYDYIPSNRQHADIDFSTDDQILK from the coding sequence ATGAAAATTTTAGTAATGGGCGGCACAAGATTTATCGGTGTGTCGCTAGTCAAATTGTTGGTGTCCCAAGGACATGAAGTAACTCTATTTAATCGCGGTAAAAAGCCCTCACCCGTTGCAGGACTACGAACAATTATCGGCGATCGCACTGATTCACAGCAATTACAAGACAAGCTTGGTGGTGAATCCTTTGATGCGATTTTTGATAACAATGGTCGGGAACTAAGTGACACCCAGCCCCTTGTAGAAATCTTTCGCGATCGCCTTCAGCACTTTGTGTACATGAGTTCCGCAGGTGTATATCTCGATAGCGATATTCTGCCCTATCACGAAGCCGATGCCACTGATCCGAAAAGCCGACATAAGGGCAAGTTAGACACCGAAGCATATTTGCAAAAGGTACGCGCTGAATCAGGATTCCCCTATACTTCCATTCGTCCTACTTATATATATGGACCACAAAACTATAACGATGTGGAAGCTTGGTTTTTTGATCGAATTGTCCGCGATCGTCCAATGCCGATCCCTGCTAATGGCAAGTTTATTACTCAACTTGGTCATGTCGAAGATCTCGCTTCGGCGATGGCAGCAGTTTTGGATAATCAAAAGGCGATCGGCGAAATATACAATATTTCCGATACCCGCTATGTGACTTTTATCGGACTTGCTAAACAATGCGCGATCGCCGCAGGTAAAGATCCGAGTCAACTTAACTTTGTTTATTACAATCCCAAAGATTTTGACTTTGGCAAAAAGAAAGCTTTCCCCTTCCGCTTGCAGCATTTCTTTGCGACCGTCACCAAAGCCCAGCAAGATCTAAACTGGAATCCTAAGTATGATCTCTTGTCTGGCTTGAAAACATCGTTTGAGTATGACTATATTCCTTCCAATCGTCAGCACGCCGATATTGATTTCTCCACAGATGACCAAATCTTGAAATAG